The DNA region TCAATACCGGCGCGGTAAATCGTCCGGAGTTTGTCCGCGAAGCAGCGGAAAAATTTGGCAGCCAATGCATCGTCGTCGCCATCGACGCCAAACGGGTCGGCGACCACTGGGAAGTCTTCACCCACGGCGGCAGAAATCCGACTGGGATCGATGCGGTCGAATGGGCCGCGCGCATGGAGAGCTACGGCGCCGGCGAGATTCTCTTAACCAGCATGGACCGCGACGGCACCAAGATTGGCTACGACCTGCCGCTGACGCGAGCGATTTCGGACCGCGTCGGCATCCCGGTCATCGCCTCCGGCGGCGTCGGCAACCTAGAGCATATCTACCAAGGCTTCACCGAAGGCCACGCCAGCGCAGCCCTGGCTGCTTCGATCTTTCACTATCAAGAATATTCCATCGGGGAGTGCAAGAAGTATCTAAAAGACCGCGGCATCCCGGTGCGGATTTAATAAATTCATTTAACCACAAGGAGCACAAAGGGCAAAAAGGGCGCGACACATCGCGTCCCACATTCGTAATTCTTTTTCGCGTTCTTTGCGGTTAAATTCTCCGGGTTCCGAGTCCAGGCGCGCAGCGCCTTTCGTGCCACTTGTGATCTTCTGTGGCCAAATCTCTTGCCCCGATTCGGTTGCGGCTCTGCCGCACAAGGCCCTTACTTTCCAAACAGCGCGCGTTTGCGCGGTGGGTCGTAGAACGGCAGCGGCACGACGGTGACGGGCGCGGTTTTGCGCGTGTACTCGATCAGCACTTCCATGGTCAACTTGGAACCGGGCCGGGTGCAGTCTTGGCGCACGGTGGCGAGCGCGATGTATTTTTTTAGCGCTGGCGACCATGCGCCGGTGGTGGCATGGCCGACCTGCAAGCCGTTGCGATAGAGCGGCACCACGCTGCGCCACGCCGCGGCGGGGAACTGCGGCGGCAAGCCGACTTCTTGAAACAGGCTTTCATAAGCGGGCAGGTCAATTTCCAAACCAACAATCTGCCGCGGCGAGCCCTGCGCCTTTTCTTCGAGCAGCGCCTTTCTGCCGACGAAATGTTCTTTGTTCAAGTCCACCGTCCAACCAAGACCGATCTCGTAGGGGGAATACTGCTGCCCAGGACTCATCGCTCGATCGGTGCCGATGTAGTCGACCTCTAAGAGAATAAATCCCGCTTCCAAGCGCGCGACATCGAGGGCCATCAAGCCAGTTGGCTTGATGCCGAACTGTTTGCCGGCGTCCAGTAGAATGTCCCACGTCTGCGGCGCCGATGCAGCGCCGAGCCAGATTTCATAACCCAAATCGCCCGTGTAGCCCGTGCGCGAGACAATGACGTCGACATCTTGGATTTTTCCTTGGGTCAAGCGAAAGAAGCGGAGCCTGCCGATGTCGACGTTAAGGACACGCTGAAGAATCTTGTAAGCGTTGGGCCCCTGGAGCGCCAGCGCGGCAAACTGCTCTGAGACCTCCTTGATGTCGATATCCATGCCCTTAGCGTTGAGCGACAGCCAGCGCACGCTTGGCTCGGCGAGATTAAAGCGGCAGTGATTTTCCCCGAGGCGAAACACAGTGCCGTCTTGAATCACTTTGCCTTCGTTGTCGCAGATGCAGCCGTAGAGCGCCTGGCCGACGGCGCACTTGGCCGCGTCGCGGGTGATCACGCGATTGACCAAACGCAATGCGTCCTCGCCAGTGACGTCGTATTTGTACAACGGCGAAATATCGATCAGCCCTGCGGTGTTGCGGATCGCATGATACTCGTAGTCGTGCATCACATCGTAGGAGCTGGCGACTAAATAGCCGGACCAGGTGCGCCAGTTGTGGCTGGCGCACAGCGGCTCGGTGCGAGAGTGAAAGGGTGTGCCGATGGGCATTTTTTATTTTGGATTTTCGATTTTAGATTTTAGATTGTCGGAAATGTTCGCTTCACATTGACTTCGCAAACGAAATTACCAAATATGACCTTTTAAGCAAATCATGTCGACTTCCCAATACGATGCCATCATCATCGGCGGCGGCCATAACGGCCTCACCACCGCTGCCTACCTCGCCAAGGCCGGCAAAAAAGTCGTCGTGCTCGAACGGCGTCACGTGCTCGGCGGCGCCGCGGTGACCGAAGAAATCTACCCGGGCTTCAAATATTCCGTCTGCTCCTACGTAGTGAGCCTCTTGCGCCCGGAAGTTATTCGCGAGCTGGAGCTGCCGCGCTACGATCTGGAAATCATCCCCCTCGACAGCACGCTCACGCCGATGCCCAATGGCGACCATCTCTTTCGCTGCGGCGATCACGCGCTGACGCGGCGCGAGCTGGCGCGCCATTCGCCCACCGACGCTGAGGCGTATGAAGAATACGGCCCACTGATGGTGCAGATGGCGATGGCAGTGAAACCGCTACTCGGCACGATTCCGCCGGAGCCGACGACTCTCAAGCCGCAGGGTCTTTTTGGCCTGGCCAACGTCGGCAAACACTTCAAAGGCCTCGGCGACAAACTGCTTTTTGATTTGACCAAGCTCATGACCATGAGCTCCGCCGATTTTCTCGACGAGTGGTTCGAGACCGATGTTTTGAAAGCGACCATGTCGGCAAGCGGCATCATTGGCACGTTCATGGGGCCGCGCTCGCCGGGCACGGCCTACGTGCTCTTGCATCACTATATGGGTGAGCTGGACGGCGCCTTTCGGTCGTGGGGCTTTGCGCGCGGCGGCACCGGCGCGATCAGCAACGCAATTGCCGATGCGGCGCGCCACTTCGGCGCCGAGATTCGCACGCAAAGCCCGGTCGCCAACGTCCTGATCAAAAATGGCCGCGCCTGCGGCGTCGTGCTGCCGAATGGCGACGAGCTGCAAGCCAAAACAGTCGTCTCGAGCGTCGATCCCAAGCGGACTTTTCTCAAGATGATCGACTCGCAGCACCTCGACAGAGAGTTCCTGCGCCAAGTCGAGAACTATAAAATTCGCGGCTCGTCGGCCAAAGTGAATCTCTCGCTCGACACCCTGCCCGATTTCACCTGCTGGCCCGGCGATGGGCCGCATTTGGACGGCGCCATCTCCATCAGTCCGAGCTTGGATTACATCGAGCGCGCCTACGACGACGCTAAATATGGCGACTACTCGCGCCATCCTTATATGGACATCATTTTACCGTCGCGGCTCGACCCTGGCATGGCGCCGCCGGGGAAACACGTCATGTCGATCTTCGTGCAATACGCGCCCTATGACTTGAAGAATGGCACCTGGCCTGAAAAACGCGAAGCCTTCGGCGATACTGTGATCGATACTTTGAGTGAGTACGCGCCCAATTTGAAGAATATTATTTTGCATCGTCAAGTCGTCACGCCGTGGGATTTGGAAAATGAGTTTGGCCTTACCGAAGGCAATATTTTTCAGGGCGAACTTACACTGGATCAACTATTTTTTCTCCGTCCGGTCGCCGGCTGGGCGAAATACCGCACGCCAATCAAGAATCTCTACATGTGCGGCTCGTGTACCCATCCCGGCGGCGGTGTCATGGCGGCGTCGGGACGCTTGGCCGCGCTAGAACTCTTAAAGGATTGGAAGCGACTTTAGTGCACAGATTACGATTTCTGGCGGTGTCCTCTGTTCTTCCCCCCTTTGAAAAAGGGGGGCAAGGGGGGATTTTCTCACCGCATGCACAGATACAAATCCCCCTCAATCTTCCTTTTTCAAAGGGGGAGGTCGCAGATTGCGGAGCTCGTCTTTAGATGGCCTCCCGACGTTACGACGCAATCGTCATCGGTGCGGGCCATAACGGGCTCATCACCGCAGCCTATCTCGCCAAAGCCGGCAAAAAAGTTCTCGTGCTTGAGCGCCGCAGTATCGTCGGTGGCATCGCCGTCACCGAAGAAATTTTTCCGGGTTTCAAGTTTTCGCCGATCGCGCACGTTGCCAACGGTTTTGCCGGCGAAGTCATCGCCGATCTCGACCTGCGCCGCCACGGTCTCGACATCCTGGCGCTCGATCCATTGCTGCTGGCGCCCACGGTCGACGGGCAGCCGCTCGTTATCCCACGCAACCCAAGCCAAGCGACCGCACAGATCGCGCGCCATTCGCAGAGTGACGCGCAAAAATACAGCGCGTTTTGTGCGCTCTTGAAAAACCTCGCTGGTTTTCTGCGCACGATCTACGATCTTTCCTGGCCGGATAAGACTACGGCAGACGAGAAACTGAACCCTTTCGAGCTGATCAAAGCCGGTCTCAAGTTTCGCGGCTTGGGCGAGAAACAGATGTATGAGTTTCTGCGCATCCTGCCGATGAGCAGCGCCGACTTACTAAACGAATGGTTCGAGAGCGATCTGCTCAAAGCGAGCCTCGCCGCCAGCGGCATGCTCGGTAGCTTCGTCGGCCCGCGCCAGCAGGGCAGTTGCTTTAACTTGCTGCAGCACCAATTGGGCGAATCCAACGGCGCCCTGCGCACGGCGGGTTTCGTCCGCGGCGGCATCGGCAATCTCACCCGGGCAGTCACGCGCGCGGCGCAGCAAGCCGGCGCAGAGATTCGCACAGGCAGCGAGGTTGTGAGAGTCACTACCAAACACGGCGCGGCGACGGGCGTGGTGCTTAGCAACGGCGACGAAATCGGCGCGCAGACAGTGATCTCGGGTGTCGGCGTCAAACGAACTTTTCAGAAACTGGTGGAACCGACATATTTGGACCCGCATTTTTTGCTCGCCGTCAAAAACATCCGCGCCCGCGGCACAGTCGCCAAGATTAACTTCGCCCTCGACGCGCTGCCGAAGTTCAAAGGCAGCGAGCCTTCCCAGCTCGCCGGCGTCATCCACATTGGCCCGACGCTAGATTATTTAGAGCGCGCCGCCGATGACGCCAAGTACGGCCGTTTTTCCAAACAGCCATTTTTGGAAATCACGATTCCGTCGCTCAGCGATCCATCGTTGGCACCTGCCGGCAAACACGTCATGTCGGTATGGATGCA from Deltaproteobacteria bacterium includes:
- the hisF gene encoding imidazole glycerol phosphate synthase subunit HisF, which translates into the protein MLAKRIIPCLDVKAGRVVKGVKFLELRDAGDPVEIARIYDREGADELTFLDITASHEQRGIILDVVARTADQVFMPLTVGGGINKLDDIRALLTAGADKVSINTGAVNRPEFVREAAEKFGSQCIVVAIDAKRVGDHWEVFTHGGRNPTGIDAVEWAARMESYGAGEILLTSMDRDGTKIGYDLPLTRAISDRVGIPVIASGGVGNLEHIYQGFTEGHASAALAASIFHYQEYSIGECKKYLKDRGIPVRI
- a CDS encoding aminomethyl transferase family protein, translating into MPIGTPFHSRTEPLCASHNWRTWSGYLVASSYDVMHDYEYHAIRNTAGLIDISPLYKYDVTGEDALRLVNRVITRDAAKCAVGQALYGCICDNEGKVIQDGTVFRLGENHCRFNLAEPSVRWLSLNAKGMDIDIKEVSEQFAALALQGPNAYKILQRVLNVDIGRLRFFRLTQGKIQDVDVIVSRTGYTGDLGYEIWLGAASAPQTWDILLDAGKQFGIKPTGLMALDVARLEAGFILLEVDYIGTDRAMSPGQQYSPYEIGLGWTVDLNKEHFVGRKALLEEKAQGSPRQIVGLEIDLPAYESLFQEVGLPPQFPAAAWRSVVPLYRNGLQVGHATTGAWSPALKKYIALATVRQDCTRPGSKLTMEVLIEYTRKTAPVTVVPLPFYDPPRKRALFGK
- a CDS encoding NAD(P)/FAD-dependent oxidoreductase, whose product is MSTSQYDAIIIGGGHNGLTTAAYLAKAGKKVVVLERRHVLGGAAVTEEIYPGFKYSVCSYVVSLLRPEVIRELELPRYDLEIIPLDSTLTPMPNGDHLFRCGDHALTRRELARHSPTDAEAYEEYGPLMVQMAMAVKPLLGTIPPEPTTLKPQGLFGLANVGKHFKGLGDKLLFDLTKLMTMSSADFLDEWFETDVLKATMSASGIIGTFMGPRSPGTAYVLLHHYMGELDGAFRSWGFARGGTGAISNAIADAARHFGAEIRTQSPVANVLIKNGRACGVVLPNGDELQAKTVVSSVDPKRTFLKMIDSQHLDREFLRQVENYKIRGSSAKVNLSLDTLPDFTCWPGDGPHLDGAISISPSLDYIERAYDDAKYGDYSRHPYMDIILPSRLDPGMAPPGKHVMSIFVQYAPYDLKNGTWPEKREAFGDTVIDTLSEYAPNLKNIILHRQVVTPWDLENEFGLTEGNIFQGELTLDQLFFLRPVAGWAKYRTPIKNLYMCGSCTHPGGGVMAASGRLAALELLKDWKRL
- a CDS encoding NAD(P)/FAD-dependent oxidoreductase: MASRRYDAIVIGAGHNGLITAAYLAKAGKKVLVLERRSIVGGIAVTEEIFPGFKFSPIAHVANGFAGEVIADLDLRRHGLDILALDPLLLAPTVDGQPLVIPRNPSQATAQIARHSQSDAQKYSAFCALLKNLAGFLRTIYDLSWPDKTTADEKLNPFELIKAGLKFRGLGEKQMYEFLRILPMSSADLLNEWFESDLLKASLAASGMLGSFVGPRQQGSCFNLLQHQLGESNGALRTAGFVRGGIGNLTRAVTRAAQQAGAEIRTGSEVVRVTTKHGAATGVVLSNGDEIGAQTVISGVGVKRTFQKLVEPTYLDPHFLLAVKNIRARGTVAKINFALDALPKFKGSEPSQLAGVIHIGPTLDYLERAADDAKYGRFSKQPFLEITIPSLSDPSLAPAGKHVMSVWMQSAPYHLKDGNWAEQRNGLGDTVVGLIEQYASGFDETILHGQVLTPLDLEQTYGLDEGHPYHAELALDQLFFMRPVPGWSRYRTPIENLYLCGSGTHPGGLNGLSGKYAAREILKRHS